The Streptococcus sp. 29896 genome includes a region encoding these proteins:
- a CDS encoding discoidin domain-containing protein: protein MSKHSKDLFDKRYRYSIRRFSVGAASVVIGCLLFGTNVQQVHANTAELETTSRSAEEGAGQAESDQATESQPTETNSVNGEELSETPVAEVVASDQDQEQTAVSVSLVQIDQANSTATSQNGQDTVNKAFDGNPATYWQSAENNPNQVNTEANPQYLVAKLTEPGLISWVEYTPRQFVANDVTGNIKKLKLFVSSDNQNWEPIIPVSVANDAGTVGEDHSVTITHGTQTSLINITPVLGQYVRLQALSTEHWQEANRNKMVTAAEFRPVALKIEKSSETAQVSVERIAIDKENSSATSQNGQDVIGKAFDSNPNTYWQSNEANASDHNTASNPQYLVAKLAESGLISWIEYTPRQHPNDQVTGNVRRLRLEVSSDNQTWTPIVPVSVDNGYGTVEADHSVSLVHGTQTKVIHIQPIEGQYVRLQAIESEHWNTANRNKMVTAGEFRPVAFKVTVSEATVEQPVETPVVSQPSNDETPVSNQPTAENTEETGNQPTAEPTSEATGLEALIAEVELAVETAGNDEIVELALQYITAAQAAQDGGDEAALTVAEQQLRELLELINSGELISESSEAASDNTEAPAQAQPESSADVAVAENQDIVIENNFIKQSLKVENGRLRTEFLENKINDNERLTFAAESKEFTITFAAPALPEYIALSDDRDSWTVTTNSHAKTATATDEGPAKLALDGKLDTIWHSNYNGSGGTGPTNAFPYQVDLGFAEAKTVKSFVYVPRQNGTNGDVSGYKLYYKTEENGSFQLAKEGSFATFTSKTPQIIELETAIQAKAIRFEAISSQNGQRFASAAEFDISDKTAAEITSHWAGIRAKHQELLTRHEAQAQVSTANLTVKVNGITRSTADGVQKTIVEFNNFTYQGTEYQVRYVIELHNDAHFLQKYLELKPVDGQEAHHPIASIDLQSYKLQGDEKVWKLPPQANIAEMAGYNSFYAGLGQPVYLKSFYTGANFPLAWNSISDDNVVFSRYYSGKSLDQQAKSEDGYYRTWNTVIGVARSDDYQVLQQDFYKYIEKVGQKTYYRTQYNSWFDHMLNINAKNIQESFNEIERGFTNGGVAPLHSFVVDDGWQDMATLWDFNQKFPNKLYDSSKQAQRFGSNFGLWVGPQGGYSQPGTLADNLVRQNLASKHGGVVYIGDNRYVEGMRGVFTGYEEKFDINYWKLDGLLLSPRSDTDPENYIGGGFRNMYSMTEAHERWISLYESIREHATDPDQMWINLTSYIPPSPWFLQWVNSIWMQNAADVDYQDHTKRGEYANLDFGNDANEAITYRDDRYEEVVNLRKWQLPFANIYNHDPVYGNTAHTAKRESPNGAFRQPIRFSTDDLRTYLYMLGTRGTGFWEFYYSYNMMDEEKWQVNGEAVNWIESNFETLKNARFHGGKPGHGQVYGYSAWDEEKGILSIRNPIPTTQTYRVTLDRLVGVLEGTSNMHRKIVLGDSRHNSTELMNYGQEFEITLNGYETVIFEFSKTADTESAKVYKANVDAQNTVRVQFDERVFIDNASFQVNGQVVEAQLQADYRTVLLTLPSNLSDRESVTVSYTGVKDAAATANISTGQIQLRAYDGGRILNSSSPSLGTPIENDGIKGRGEFSVTVKANLNRLNQVLASQEDNWTLSVDETGRAVFNVKGLEVKSAPFVTLKADDKGRPDQLVETGKDVTITAVRQTNGSLRIYVNGVLHATAYDKAKINEELDYATVRIGTEGFDGTIHRMILENKARDFETAVAIATELTPVPFDRDLRSALTNKTATSHDAGENAVAGSATDGSLSTYWASNPSNPNTRTPQYLELTFDQAQTVDKVTYYGRQVANAVGNAKKAYLEYTTDGTSWQRLALTNGNEDNTKNLDAAILTGQEITFASTSMKALRFYASETAHWNTGSVNTVVAVAELVPSIMTVPTAEVPLDFTYLKNVLASGAALSAENYTPASFAPLSEILGQTSELLALDSQEEIDQATAEIRGILSELEAASQDTGATTEAPGTGGTTETPGTGGTTEAPGTGGTTEVPNPGEKPVALNTSALADLLAQTEALENLTEKQTQELEGLIEAADAALGGTDQAAVDEVASLIEDWLASLNTSGTSATPDTGGTTETPDTGGTTETPGTGGTTEAPGTGGTTETPGTGGTTETPDTGNTGETPTPSEETEAPNSGLLTEEVVLVDPATGIRVRLEAGESDQIVKVAVTELPESVERDTDFYDIVLLDQAGKEVAPSKDTLVVLPIKADKEVEAVQYHKEDGSVESLAFTETLVQNEDGTSFPAVVFVAKHFSIYGVVYVETAKGPGLVNEGPAAFEGGLVPNQAPKQVALPAASLPTSQKEGSKSDAKTLPNTGSQEQMAMTVLGTVGLLAGLGLASRRRQKK from the coding sequence ATGAGTAAACATTCGAAAGATTTGTTCGATAAACGCTATCGTTATTCGATTCGTCGTTTTAGTGTCGGTGCGGCTTCAGTTGTTATCGGTTGCTTACTATTTGGGACCAATGTACAGCAAGTTCATGCCAATACTGCAGAGCTAGAAACAACTAGTCGATCTGCTGAAGAAGGGGCAGGGCAGGCGGAATCGGATCAAGCAACAGAAAGCCAACCTACAGAAACCAATTCTGTGAATGGCGAAGAATTGTCCGAAACACCGGTAGCAGAAGTAGTTGCCAGTGACCAAGACCAAGAGCAGACTGCTGTTTCTGTGTCGCTTGTTCAGATTGATCAAGCCAACAGTACGGCAACTTCTCAGAATGGTCAAGATACTGTCAACAAAGCCTTTGACGGAAATCCAGCGACCTATTGGCAATCAGCGGAAAACAATCCAAATCAAGTCAATACAGAAGCTAATCCGCAGTATTTGGTGGCAAAATTAACAGAGCCTGGTTTGATTTCTTGGGTGGAATATACACCGCGTCAGTTTGTTGCCAACGATGTAACGGGCAATATTAAAAAGTTGAAACTTTTTGTCAGCTCGGACAACCAGAACTGGGAGCCCATCATTCCTGTTTCAGTTGCAAATGATGCTGGTACAGTTGGCGAGGATCATTCTGTAACCATCACACATGGTACACAAACTAGCTTGATCAATATCACTCCTGTTCTTGGTCAATATGTACGCTTGCAGGCCTTGTCAACAGAACATTGGCAGGAAGCTAATCGCAATAAGATGGTGACAGCAGCTGAGTTTCGTCCAGTTGCACTGAAAATTGAGAAAAGCTCAGAAACTGCACAAGTAAGTGTTGAACGGATTGCCATTGACAAGGAAAATAGTAGTGCAACCTCGCAAAATGGTCAGGATGTTATTGGAAAAGCCTTTGACAGTAATCCAAATACCTATTGGCAGTCCAATGAAGCTAATGCAAGTGATCACAATACCGCAAGCAATCCTCAATATTTGGTTGCGAAACTTGCCGAATCTGGTTTGATTTCATGGATTGAATATACTCCACGTCAACATCCAAATGACCAGGTGACAGGAAATGTCCGTCGTCTGCGATTAGAAGTGAGTTCTGACAATCAAACCTGGACGCCAATTGTACCTGTGTCTGTTGACAATGGCTATGGTACTGTTGAAGCCGATCATAGCGTCAGTCTAGTTCATGGTACTCAGACAAAGGTCATTCATATTCAACCAATTGAAGGGCAGTATGTCCGCCTTCAAGCTATTGAATCGGAGCATTGGAACACGGCTAATCGCAATAAGATGGTAACAGCTGGTGAGTTCCGTCCAGTGGCCTTTAAAGTAACGGTTTCTGAAGCTACAGTTGAGCAACCAGTCGAAACGCCAGTTGTATCCCAACCAAGCAATGACGAGACACCTGTAAGCAATCAACCAACAGCTGAAAATACTGAAGAAACAGGCAATCAACCTACAGCTGAACCTACAAGTGAAGCAACTGGCTTAGAAGCCTTGATTGCAGAAGTTGAACTTGCGGTAGAGACAGCTGGAAACGATGAAATTGTAGAATTGGCTCTCCAGTACATTACAGCAGCGCAAGCAGCTCAGGATGGTGGTGATGAAGCAGCTTTGACAGTTGCAGAGCAACAATTGAGAGAATTGTTAGAGTTAATCAATAGTGGTGAATTGATTTCTGAGTCGAGTGAAGCGGCATCTGACAATACAGAAGCGCCAGCACAAGCTCAGCCAGAAAGTTCAGCTGATGTAGCCGTTGCTGAAAATCAAGATATTGTCATCGAAAACAACTTCATCAAACAAAGCTTGAAGGTTGAAAATGGCCGTCTTCGAACAGAGTTCTTAGAAAATAAAATCAACGATAATGAACGCTTGACCTTTGCGGCGGAGTCCAAAGAATTTACTATCACCTTTGCAGCGCCAGCTTTGCCAGAATACATCGCCTTGTCAGATGATCGTGATAGTTGGACCGTAACAACGAATTCACATGCAAAAACAGCAACAGCTACTGATGAAGGTCCTGCCAAACTTGCCTTAGATGGTAAACTGGATACAATCTGGCATTCTAACTACAACGGATCAGGCGGAACTGGTCCAACCAATGCTTTCCCATACCAAGTTGATCTTGGATTTGCTGAGGCGAAAACAGTTAAATCCTTCGTCTATGTGCCACGCCAGAATGGTACAAACGGAGATGTCAGTGGCTATAAACTCTATTATAAGACTGAAGAGAATGGTTCTTTCCAACTGGCTAAAGAAGGTAGCTTTGCGACCTTTACAAGCAAGACACCACAGATTATCGAGTTAGAGACTGCTATTCAGGCAAAAGCCATTCGATTTGAAGCTATCAGCTCGCAAAATGGTCAACGCTTTGCTTCTGCAGCTGAGTTTGATATATCAGATAAGACTGCAGCTGAGATTACATCGCATTGGGCTGGTATTCGTGCTAAGCACCAAGAGTTGTTGACAAGACACGAAGCTCAGGCTCAAGTATCGACTGCTAACTTAACCGTCAAAGTCAATGGTATCACACGGTCAACAGCTGATGGTGTTCAAAAAACCATCGTAGAGTTTAATAACTTTACTTACCAAGGAACTGAGTATCAAGTTCGTTATGTCATTGAATTGCACAATGATGCTCACTTCCTTCAAAAATATTTAGAATTGAAACCAGTTGATGGGCAAGAAGCGCATCACCCGATTGCAAGTATTGACCTCCAGTCTTATAAACTTCAGGGAGATGAAAAAGTTTGGAAACTTCCTCCTCAAGCCAATATTGCTGAGATGGCGGGTTACAATAGTTTCTATGCTGGATTAGGACAGCCTGTTTACCTCAAATCCTTCTATACAGGTGCAAACTTCCCTCTAGCATGGAACTCAATTAGTGATGATAATGTTGTCTTTTCACGGTATTATTCTGGAAAATCACTAGATCAGCAAGCTAAATCAGAGGATGGCTACTATCGGACTTGGAATACGGTCATCGGTGTGGCTCGTTCCGATGATTATCAAGTATTGCAACAGGATTTCTACAAGTATATTGAAAAAGTTGGTCAAAAAACGTATTACCGTACCCAGTACAATTCTTGGTTTGACCATATGCTCAACATCAATGCCAAGAATATTCAAGAGTCCTTCAATGAAATTGAACGCGGCTTTACAAATGGTGGCGTTGCTCCGCTTCATTCCTTCGTAGTGGATGATGGTTGGCAGGATATGGCGACTCTTTGGGACTTTAACCAAAAATTCCCGAATAAGCTGTATGATTCTAGCAAGCAAGCACAACGTTTTGGATCAAACTTTGGTCTCTGGGTTGGTCCGCAGGGTGGTTATTCTCAACCAGGTACCCTTGCAGACAACTTGGTAAGACAAAATTTGGCTTCCAAACATGGTGGCGTTGTCTATATTGGTGACAACCGTTATGTTGAAGGGATGCGTGGTGTCTTCACTGGTTACGAGGAAAAATTTGATATCAACTACTGGAAACTAGATGGTTTGCTCTTGAGTCCACGTTCGGATACGGATCCTGAAAACTACATCGGTGGCGGCTTTAGAAATATGTACTCTATGACCGAAGCCCATGAGCGTTGGATCAGTCTGTATGAGTCGATTCGCGAACACGCCACAGATCCAGATCAGATGTGGATTAACTTGACCTCTTATATTCCACCATCACCATGGTTCTTGCAATGGGTGAACTCCATCTGGATGCAAAACGCTGCGGACGTTGACTATCAGGATCATACTAAACGAGGGGAATATGCCAACCTTGATTTCGGTAATGATGCAAATGAAGCCATTACCTATCGTGATGACCGCTATGAAGAGGTTGTAAATCTGCGGAAGTGGCAGTTGCCATTTGCCAATATCTATAATCACGACCCAGTTTATGGGAACACAGCCCATACAGCTAAACGTGAAAGTCCAAATGGCGCATTCCGTCAGCCAATTCGCTTCTCTACAGATGATTTGAGAACATACCTTTACATGTTAGGCACTCGTGGAACTGGTTTCTGGGAATTCTATTATTCATACAACATGATGGATGAAGAGAAGTGGCAGGTGAACGGTGAAGCTGTCAACTGGATTGAGTCAAACTTTGAAACCTTGAAAAATGCACGTTTCCACGGTGGTAAACCAGGACATGGTCAAGTATATGGTTACTCTGCTTGGGATGAAGAAAAAGGGATTTTATCAATCCGTAACCCAATCCCAACCACTCAAACCTATCGTGTGACCTTGGACCGTCTGGTTGGTGTACTAGAAGGTACGAGCAATATGCACCGTAAGATTGTTCTCGGTGATAGCCGCCACAATTCAACGGAATTGATGAACTATGGTCAAGAATTTGAAATTACGCTCAATGGTTATGAAACGGTTATCTTCGAGTTTTCTAAGACAGCAGACACAGAATCCGCTAAAGTTTACAAGGCAAATGTAGATGCTCAAAATACTGTTCGAGTACAGTTTGATGAGCGTGTGTTTATCGACAATGCTAGCTTCCAAGTGAATGGACAAGTAGTTGAAGCTCAACTTCAGGCCGACTATAGAACAGTTCTTCTAACCTTGCCAAGCAATCTATCAGATCGTGAGTCTGTAACAGTATCCTATACCGGCGTCAAAGATGCTGCTGCAACTGCCAATATTTCAACTGGACAGATCCAACTTCGTGCTTATGATGGTGGTCGAATTTTGAATAGCAGTAGCCCATCTCTTGGAACACCAATTGAAAATGATGGTATCAAGGGTCGGGGTGAGTTTTCAGTTACGGTCAAAGCAAATTTGAACCGCCTGAATCAAGTATTGGCTAGCCAAGAAGATAACTGGACCCTTTCAGTTGATGAAACAGGTCGAGCAGTCTTCAATGTCAAAGGTTTGGAAGTCAAATCTGCTCCATTTGTAACCCTGAAAGCAGACGACAAGGGCAGACCAGATCAATTGGTAGAAACTGGCAAGGATGTGACGATTACAGCTGTCCGACAAACCAACGGTAGCCTTCGCATCTATGTGAATGGTGTACTTCATGCGACAGCTTATGACAAGGCGAAAATCAATGAAGAGCTGGATTATGCAACTGTTCGAATTGGTACTGAAGGTTTTGACGGTACTATCCATCGCATGATTTTAGAAAATAAGGCACGTGATTTTGAAACGGCAGTAGCAATTGCGACGGAATTGACACCAGTTCCATTTGATCGTGATTTGCGCTCTGCTTTGACCAATAAAACTGCTACTTCACATGATGCTGGTGAAAATGCTGTTGCTGGTTCAGCAACGGATGGTAGCTTGTCAACCTACTGGGCATCGAATCCAAGCAATCCAAATACACGCACGCCGCAATATCTGGAATTGACCTTCGATCAAGCGCAAACCGTTGATAAGGTGACATACTACGGTCGTCAAGTAGCAAATGCTGTTGGTAATGCTAAGAAAGCCTACTTAGAATATACAACCGATGGCACAAGTTGGCAGCGCCTTGCTTTGACCAATGGGAATGAAGATAATACCAAGAACTTGGATGCAGCTATTTTGACTGGTCAAGAAATTACCTTTGCCTCAACTTCAATGAAAGCCTTGCGCTTCTATGCTAGCGAGACTGCCCATTGGAATACGGGAAGTGTCAATACAGTTGTAGCTGTAGCTGAATTGGTACCATCTATCATGACGGTTCCTACTGCAGAAGTTCCATTAGACTTTACCTACCTGAAAAATGTCCTTGCCAGTGGTGCCGCGCTTTCAGCTGAAAATTATACACCTGCATCCTTTGCTCCTTTGTCAGAAATCCTTGGACAAACATCAGAATTGTTGGCTTTAGATTCCCAAGAAGAGATCGACCAAGCGACTGCTGAAATTCGAGGCATCCTATCTGAACTTGAAGCAGCTAGCCAAGATACAGGTGCTACAACCGAAGCACCAGGCACAGGTGGCACAACCGAGACACCAGGTACAGGTGGCACAACCGAAGCGCCAGGTACAGGTGGTACAACTGAAGTACCAAATCCAGGTGAGAAGCCTGTTGCCTTGAACACTAGCGCCTTAGCTGATCTCTTGGCTCAAACAGAAGCCTTGGAAAATCTGACTGAAAAACAAACTCAGGAATTGGAGGGGCTAATTGAGGCTGCGGATGCTGCCCTAGGTGGAACAGACCAAGCAGCAGTTGATGAAGTAGCAAGCTTGATTGAAGATTGGTTAGCATCTTTGAACACCTCAGGTACTAGTGCAACTCCAGATACAGGTGGTACAACTGAAACTCCGGACACAGGTGGCACAACCGAGACACCAGGTACAGGTGGCACAACCGAAGCACCAGGCACAGGTGGCACAACCGAGACACCAGGTACAGGTGGTACAACAGAAACACCAGATACTGGGAATACAGGCGAAACTCCAACACCATCTGAAGAAACAGAAGCCCCTAACTCAGGTCTATTGACTGAGGAAGTGGTCTTGGTAGATCCAGCTACTGGTATTCGTGTTCGTCTAGAAGCAGGTGAAAGCGACCAGATTGTGAAAGTAGCTGTCACAGAATTACCAGAATCTGTGGAACGTGATACTGATTTCTATGATATTGTCTTGCTTGATCAAGCAGGCAAGGAAGTAGCACCAAGCAAGGATACCTTGGTTGTACTCCCAATCAAAGCAGACAAAGAAGTTGAAGCCGTTCAATACCACAAGGAAGATGGCAGCGTAGAATCACTGGCCTTCACAGAAACCCTTGTTCAAAATGAAGACGGTACCAGCTTCCCAGCCGTAGTATTTGTTGCAAAACACTTCAGTATCTACGGAGTTGTTTACGTCGAAACTGCCAAAGGACCAGGTCTAGTTAATGAAGGGCCAGCAGCCTTTGAAGGTGGTTTGGTACCAAACCAAGCGCCTAAACAGGTAGCCTTGCCCGCAGCTAGCTTGCCAACCAGTCAAAAAGAAGGCAGCAAGTCTGATGCCAAAACACTTCCAAACACAGGAAGTCAGGAACAGATGGCGATGACTGTCTTAGGAACTGTTGGACTATTAGCAGGTCTAGGTCTAGCAAGTCGACGCAGACAAAAGAAATAG
- the ylqF gene encoding ribosome biogenesis GTPase YlqF, producing MAIIQWFPGHMSKARRQVQENIKHVDFVTILVDARLPLSSQNPMLTKIVGDKPKLMILNKVDLADPIRTKEWQTYFEGQGIRTLAINSKEQATVKKVTDAAKSLMKDKIERLRERGIQKETLRTMIIGIPNAGKSTLMNRLAGKKTAVVGNKPGVTKGQQWLKSNKDLEILDTPGILWPKFEDQEVGLKLALTGAIKDQLLPMDEVTIFGLDYFKANYPERLQERFKGMDLEKETPELIMDWTKKLGFRDDYDRFYNLFVKDVRDGRLGTYTLDKVSDLDGND from the coding sequence ATGGCAATTATTCAATGGTTTCCAGGCCACATGTCAAAAGCTCGCAGACAGGTGCAGGAGAACATCAAGCACGTTGATTTCGTGACTATTTTGGTCGATGCCCGCCTGCCCCTATCCAGCCAAAATCCTATGCTGACCAAGATTGTTGGCGACAAGCCCAAGCTCATGATTCTCAACAAGGTCGATTTGGCTGACCCTATTCGTACCAAAGAATGGCAGACCTACTTTGAAGGTCAGGGCATTCGTACCCTTGCTATCAACTCAAAAGAGCAAGCGACGGTGAAAAAAGTGACCGACGCAGCCAAGAGCCTGATGAAAGACAAGATTGAACGCCTCCGCGAAAGAGGGATTCAAAAGGAGACCTTGCGAACCATGATTATCGGTATTCCAAACGCTGGAAAATCTACCCTCATGAATCGTCTGGCTGGAAAGAAAACCGCCGTTGTCGGCAACAAACCAGGTGTGACCAAAGGTCAACAGTGGCTCAAGTCAAACAAGGACCTTGAAATCCTTGATACACCAGGTATTCTCTGGCCTAAATTTGAGGACCAGGAAGTTGGACTTAAGTTGGCTCTGACAGGAGCCATTAAGGATCAGCTCTTGCCTATGGACGAGGTCACTATTTTTGGTTTGGACTATTTCAAGGCCAACTACCCAGAACGTCTACAAGAGCGGTTCAAGGGTATGGATTTGGAGAAGGAAACGCCTGAACTCATTATGGACTGGACCAAGAAATTGGGCTTCCGTGATGATTATGACCGTTTTTACAACCTCTTTGTCAAGGATGTTCGGGACGGGCGTTTGGGCACTTATACATTGGATAAGGTTAGTGACTTAGATGGCAACGATTAG
- a CDS encoding ribonuclease HII, which produces MATIREVTALLAQVDSLDSPVWLELAQDERAGVQSAIKKRRKELEKEAAEDTRLEAMLCYEKALYENGVELIAGIDEVGRGPLAGPVVAAAVILPKGCKIRYLNDSKKIPKSKHESIYQEVMERALAVSVGVKNAAVIDQVNIYEATKLAMLEALGKLNQEPEHLLIDAMKLDTSIPQISIIKGDANSLSIAAASIVAKVTRDKMMADYDKEFSGYGFAKNAGYGTAEHLEGLNKLGITPIHRKTFEPIKSMLAGGN; this is translated from the coding sequence ATGGCAACGATTAGGGAAGTGACCGCTCTGCTGGCTCAGGTGGACAGTCTAGACAGCCCTGTCTGGTTGGAACTAGCTCAGGATGAGCGAGCAGGGGTCCAGTCTGCTATCAAGAAACGCCGTAAGGAGCTGGAAAAAGAAGCAGCTGAAGACACTCGCTTAGAAGCTATGCTATGCTACGAAAAAGCCCTTTATGAAAATGGGGTAGAGTTAATCGCTGGTATCGACGAAGTCGGCCGGGGGCCTTTAGCAGGTCCTGTGGTGGCAGCTGCGGTTATCTTGCCCAAAGGGTGCAAAATCCGCTACCTCAACGACTCCAAGAAAATCCCCAAGTCCAAGCACGAGTCAATCTACCAAGAAGTCATGGAGCGGGCGCTGGCAGTCAGTGTAGGTGTCAAAAATGCAGCTGTCATCGACCAGGTCAACATCTACGAGGCGACCAAGTTAGCTATGTTAGAGGCTTTGGGAAAGCTGAACCAAGAGCCTGAACATCTCTTGATAGATGCAATGAAGTTGGATACCTCCATACCGCAAATCTCTATCATTAAGGGGGACGCCAACAGCCTTTCTATCGCAGCGGCCTCTATCGTGGCCAAGGTGACGCGAGATAAGATGATGGCGGATTATGACAAGGAGTTCTCAGGCTACGGCTTCGCCAAAAATGCAGGCTATGGAACGGCAGAGCATTTGGAAGGCTTGAACAAGCTAGGCATCACGCCCATTCACCGCAAAACCTTTGAGCCCATTAAGTCTATGCTAGCAGGGGGGAACTAG
- a CDS encoding YdcF family protein: MTVFFCLFLAAIGLFALIYFWERRSIFISLFALNILVWALAWIISTGILENNEILRLLAINMAMVLFLALLSGPFVLLFTLYLNGFQILKREGVRFHNFLSMGLAVALTYYLFIAPFVVQSLSGISFFIMLFLYVSFLVSYAIIISMLYTTSSFVNLVNLFPGKLDYVVVLGSGLIGDQVTSLLASRIDKGIAIYQKHPGSKLIMSGGQGPDELLAEGQAMAHYALEKGIPAEDIVIENQSTNTEENLKFSYALMKPGSRFALVTNYYHVFRALLLARKLKIKCIGYGAKTKFYFSLNAFIREFVGYVVMSRKTHLVFLSIMSILYLIGMIISLML, from the coding sequence TTGACAGTCTTTTTCTGCTTATTTTTAGCGGCTATCGGTTTGTTTGCTCTCATATATTTCTGGGAACGGCGGTCGATTTTTATCTCACTGTTTGCCTTGAACATCCTCGTCTGGGCTTTGGCATGGATTATCTCAACAGGCATTCTCGAAAACAATGAAATCTTACGTTTGCTGGCTATAAACATGGCTATGGTGCTCTTTTTAGCCTTGTTAAGTGGTCCATTTGTCTTGCTTTTCACACTTTATCTGAATGGCTTTCAGATTTTGAAGAGAGAAGGGGTTCGCTTCCATAATTTCCTATCCATGGGACTGGCGGTTGCCCTGACTTACTATCTCTTCATCGCTCCCTTTGTGGTTCAATCCCTTTCAGGCATCAGCTTTTTCATCATGCTGTTCCTCTACGTTAGTTTTTTGGTGTCCTATGCGATTATCATCAGCATGCTCTATACCACGTCTAGCTTTGTCAACTTGGTCAATCTCTTCCCAGGAAAGCTCGATTATGTAGTGGTCTTAGGTTCTGGCTTGATTGGTGACCAGGTAACATCGCTTTTGGCTTCGCGGATTGATAAAGGCATAGCGATCTACCAGAAACATCCTGGTAGCAAGCTCATCATGTCAGGCGGACAGGGTCCTGATGAACTCTTGGCAGAGGGACAGGCCATGGCTCATTATGCCTTGGAAAAGGGCATTCCTGCGGAAGATATTGTGATAGAAAACCAATCAACTAACACTGAGGAAAATTTAAAATTTTCTTATGCCCTGATGAAACCTGGCAGTCGATTTGCCCTTGTAACCAATTACTATCACGTTTTCAGAGCTCTGCTATTGGCACGAAAACTGAAAATCAAGTGTATCGGCTACGGAGCAAAGACAAAATTTTACTTTAGCCTCAATGCCTTCATTCGGGAATTTGTAGGCTATGTGGTCATGAGTCGAAAGACGCATTTGGTATTTTTGAGCATCATGTCAATCCTTTATCTGATTGGAATGATTATCAGTTTAATGCTTTAA
- a CDS encoding rhodanese-like domain-containing protein codes for MTVFSPELHSLPLESLTDVLENPQAVLLDVRDPDEFVRGHHPQAINCPLTSLDKFQADKSRTYYLICKTGKRSQQANIILLEQGYSAYSFSQGMEAWQGPISK; via the coding sequence ATGACAGTATTCTCACCAGAACTGCACTCCCTTCCCCTAGAGAGCTTAACAGACGTGCTTGAAAATCCACAAGCTGTTCTGCTAGATGTTCGAGATCCAGATGAATTTGTAAGAGGTCACCATCCTCAAGCCATCAATTGCCCACTTACAAGTTTGGACAAATTTCAGGCTGACAAGTCTAGGACCTATTACCTAATCTGCAAGACTGGGAAGAGAAGCCAGCAAGCCAACATCATCCTGTTGGAGCAAGGTTACTCTGCCTACTCCTTCTCTCAAGGTATGGAAGCATGGCAAGGCCCTATCTCTAAATAA
- a CDS encoding sugar O-acetyltransferase, with translation MVTEKEKMIAGEFYIAADAELREMRSFARLQMKQFNAELDGQVRSEQLKSWLGTTGKRIYMEPNFYCDYGSNIHVGEDFYANFNCTMLDVCPITIGKNAMLGPNVQLLTPLHPLDPIERNSGVEYGAPITIGDNFWAGGGVTILPGVTLGNNVVVGAGSVVTKSFGDNVVLAGNPAKILKEIRSKNEPLSSH, from the coding sequence ATGGTAACAGAAAAAGAAAAGATGATTGCAGGAGAATTTTATATTGCTGCTGATGCCGAGTTGAGAGAAATGCGCTCCTTTGCCCGCCTACAGATGAAGCAATTTAACGCTGAACTTGATGGTCAAGTCCGTTCAGAGCAATTGAAAAGCTGGTTGGGGACTACGGGTAAGCGCATCTATATGGAGCCGAATTTCTATTGTGACTACGGCAGCAATATCCATGTGGGTGAGGATTTTTACGCAAATTTTAACTGCACTATGCTAGATGTTTGTCCCATTACCATCGGGAAAAATGCTATGTTAGGTCCCAATGTGCAGCTGCTGACACCCTTGCATCCCTTGGACCCTATTGAACGTAATTCAGGAGTTGAATACGGCGCCCCAATTACCATTGGAGATAACTTCTGGGCTGGTGGCGGTGTGACAATTTTACCTGGGGTGACCTTGGGAAACAACGTTGTCGTTGGTGCAGGTAGTGTCGTTACCAAATCATTCGGAGATAATGTTGTTTTAGCAGGTAATCCAGCAAAGATTTTGAAGGAGATTAGGAGCAAGAATGAACCATTGTCTAGCCATTGA